Proteins co-encoded in one Stomoxys calcitrans chromosome 5, idStoCalc2.1, whole genome shotgun sequence genomic window:
- the LOC131998091 gene encoding uncharacterized protein LOC131998091, which translates to MDTAKLFVDLYGWYYMPVTVHKILVHGSKIIAEAILPIGMLSEEAQEARNKDYRAYRLHHSRRIGRVATNEDVMHNLLLSSDPFINRFRSKLQIKKLEYDNDVKKLLKDYA; encoded by the exons ATGGATACTGCCAAGTTGTTTGTTGATCTCTATGGCTGGTACTACATGCCTGTAACTGTGCATAAGATTCTGGTGCATGGTAGCAAAATTATAGCAGAAGCTATTCTGCCAATAG GTATGCTGtccgaagaagctcaggaagcgAGGAATAAAGATTATAGAGCCTATAGATTACATCATTCGCGAAGAATTGGACGTGTAGCCACTAATGAAGATGTAATGCATAACCTTTTATTGTCTTCAGACCCATTTATAAATAGATTTCGCTCAAAGctgcaaatcaaaaaattggagtacgataatgatgttaaaaaattattaaaagactatgcttaa